CCTACTTCAACTAATTGCGTCGCTATCACAAAAAACCAGCCTTGCTTAACTGCAAAATTAACAAAAGGGACTGAAACGGCATTGGCAATAAACGATGCTAAAATAATACAATCGCCTGCAAATAATAATAAATTAACCCCTCGTGGCACCCAATGAAACTGGTAATTAATGAGATAGATCAATCCCATATAAAGCAGATAGACACTAAAGTCACCTTGAACATTGAGGATTAAAATCAATGGTGCTAGGCCATAACCCATCACTTTTTTCCCGGTTGAAAATTGCTGATTATTAATACGATTTGAAAAAGCATACAATATAATAATATCGGTAAACATTTGAAAAATATAAGCTCGCATATCAACTTGCATAATGCTTGGCACCTCTAACTATCGCGTTTATCATTCCTTCAATGTATCATAGTTTTTATATAGTTTTAATGATTATTAAAATAAATTCGTCCAGGCGCACATTAAGTCACGGCCTTCGCCATCAAAAGCGGCGTTAACTGTGCCGTGGAAATTTTTCTAAAAAGCCATAAAATTGTGATTTATCAGAAAAATCAGCCATATATAAACCGTTTAAGCCAGCCTTTTTCCCAATTGCACTGAGCTTAATCATCAAATCCTCTTCCTCTGCTGGAAAATGAATCCGCCCTTTAATGGCCATACTACGAATATAATTAACTAGCCGATTCACTAATGCGGCCGAATCCTTAGCTTTATCAAGCTTTTTATAAACCTGCGCCAAAACATCTATCATATCTAAAAGCTCGC
This region of Lactobacillus sp. CBA3605 genomic DNA includes:
- a CDS encoding bacteriocin immunity protein; this encodes MAKAYIQVLLTSFKNHEQQPGELLDMIDVLAQVYKKLDKAKDSAALVNRLVNYIRSMAIKGRIHFPAEEEDLMIKLSAIGKKAGLNGLYMADFSDKSQFYGFLEKFPRHS